A single window of Saccharomyces kudriavzevii IFO 1802 strain IFO1802 genome assembly, chromosome: 16 DNA harbors:
- the MRA1 gene encoding Mra1p (similar to Saccharomyces cerevisiae YPR010C-A; ancestral locus Anc_8.114), with protein sequence MRPAQLLLNTAKKSSGGYKIPVELTPLFLAVGVALCSGTYFTYKKLRTDETLRLTGNPELSSLDEVLARDKD encoded by the exons atGAGACCAGCACAGTTACTGCTAAATACGGCT aaaaaatcttctgGTGGTTATAAAATACCCGTTGAACTGACACCATTATTTCTTGCAGTTGGTGTGGCTTTATGTTCCGGGACCTATTTCACTtacaagaaattgagaaCTGATGAGACTTTGAGATTGACAGGCAACCCTGAATTGTCCAGTCTGGATGAAGTCCTGGCTAGAGATAAGGATTGA
- the CMR3 gene encoding Cmr3p (similar to Saccharomyces cerevisiae YPR013C; ancestral locus Anc_8.116) codes for MNFSLSRQTSEKQVSYTDNSRSPNSGMCTINYKSNLPLQVRTVDQLNSGSNNQLYGRSGYRNEQECYNSTKINLPPISSLLPDFENGSPANVDSRLQFPPQQVYQSMNVVPIVNEVYTPISMNVTPDQYPIYYADSQQPMPHSQPAHLTSSAPLMMPVMVPTIYKPLGPYDKEPMTVTSEPNFAAMSITGPPNTTIKVCQDRSKSVPPKFSIISSLQESDNGRTKSEPGSSLSSSAAFSDWKNGNRISSTKLRKQCPVCGKICSRPSTLKTHYLIHTGDTPFKCTWEGCSKSFNVKSNMLRHLKSHERKRNKVLNTT; via the coding sequence ATgaatttttccctttcaaGGCAAACTTCAGAAAAGCAAGTATCATATACAGACAATTCAAGATCTCCTAATAGCGGAATGTGTACGATCAATTATAAATCGAATCTTCCCCTGCAGGTGCGCACAGTTGATCAACTGAACTCTGGTAGTAACAACCAACTGTACGGTCGCAGTGGTTACAGAAACGAACAGGAATGCTATAATAgtacaaaaataaatctACCACCAATTTCGTCTCTCCTGCCTGATTTCGAGAATGGCTCACCCGCTAATGTCGATTCAAGGCTTCAGTTTCCTCCACAGCAAGTCTATCAAAGCATGAACGTAGTGCCTATTGTCAATGAAGTTTACACGCCAATTTCTATGAATGTAACACCTGATCAATATCCCATTTATTACGCTGATAGCCAGCAACCGATGCCACATAGCCAACCTGCTCATTTGACGTCCTCGGCTCCCCTGATGATGCCAGTCATGGTGCCAACCATTTATAAACCTTTGGGACCATACGACAAAGAACCAATGACGGTTACTTCAGAGCCCAACTTTGCTGCAATGTCAATAACTGGCCCTCCAAACACTACTATAAAGGTATGCCAGGATAGATCAAAATCAGTCCCCCCCAAATTTAGCATAATTTCAAGCCTACAGGAAAGCGATAATGGCAGAACAAAAAGCGAGCCTGGTTCATCATTGAGTTCTTCAGCAGCATTCTCGGACTGGAAAAATGGCAACCGAATATCATCCACGAAGCTAAGGAAGCAATGTCCCGTATGCGGCAAGATTTGCTCGAGACCTTCGACATTGAAGACACATTATCTGATACATACGGGGGATACCCCCTTCAAATGCACTTGGGAGGGATgttcaaaatctttcaatgtAAAGAGCAATATGCTGAGACATTTAAAGAGCCatgaaaggaaaagaaacaaggTCTTGAACACAACGTAG
- the MRX21 gene encoding Mrx21p (similar to Saccharomyces cerevisiae YPR011C; ancestral locus Anc_8.115), whose amino-acid sequence MSEVLTVIEQPSSIKNFLKKASNVAFLAGGVAGAVSRTVVSPFERVKILLQVQSSTNSYNHGIFSSIRQVYCEEGPKGLFRGNGLNCIRIFPYSAVQFVVYEGCKKKVFHVDAYDGQEQLTNSQRLFSGALCGGCSVVATYPLDLIRTRLSIQTANLSGLSRSKAKSISKPPGIWKLLSETYRLEGGIKGLYRGVWPTSLGVVPYVALNFAVYEQLREISINSSGFEPSWKSNLYKLAIGAVSGGVAQTMTYPFDLLRRRFQVLAMGGNELGFKYSSVWDALVTIGKAEGFGGYYKGLSANLFKVVPSTAISWLVYEVACDSIRSW is encoded by the coding sequence ATGTCGGAAGTACTGACTGTCATCGAGCAGCCAAGctcaataaaaaattttctcaagAAAGCCTCAAATGTTGCATTCCTAGCCGGTGGAGTAGCTGGCGCCGTTTCTCGAACAGTTGTCTCGCCTTTTGAAAGGGTTAAAATACTGCTCCAAGTCCAAAGCTCAACCAACTCGTATAATCATGGCATATTTAGTTCCATACGACAAGTATATTGTGAGGAGGGACCTAAAGGTTTATTTAGAGGAAATGGTTTGAATTGCATAAGGATCTTTCCTTACAGTGCAGTCCAATTTGTAGTTTATGAAGgctgtaaaaaaaaggtattTCACGTAGATGCCTATGATGGACAGGAACAACTGACGAACTCCCAGAGACTTTTTAGTGGCGCCTTATGTGGTGGCTGCAGTGTCGTGGCTACTTATCCGTTGGATTTGATCAGAACAAGATTATCAATTCAAACAGCAAATTTGAGTGGTCTCAGCCGGTCAAAGGCGAAGAGCATATCAAAGCCTCCAGGCATTTGGAAATTACTAAGCGAAACTTACAGACTGGAAGGCGGTATCAAAGGACTATACAGAGGGGTATGGCCAACAAGTCTTGGGGTTGTCCCATATGTAGCATTAAACTTTGCAGTTTATGAACAATTAAGAGAAATAAGTATCAATAGCTCAGGTTTCGAACCCTCATGGAAAAGCAATCTGTATAAGTTAGCAATTGGCGCCGTAAGCGGAGGTGTTGCACAAACAATGACATATCCCTTTGATCTGTTGAGGAGACGATTCCAGGTTCTTGCAATGGGCGGAAATGAACTGGGATTTAAATATTCCAGTGTTTGGGATGCACTGGTGACAATTGGAAAAGCAGAAGGCTTCGGCGGTTACTACAAGGGTTTAAGTGCAAACCTCTTTAAAGTTGTTCCTTCCACTGCAATAAGTTGGCTAGTTTACGAAGTTGCATGTGACTCAATTAGATCTTGGTGA